taaaatacatttacttttaaaataaatgacgAATCAcaaaattgtaaatataaattttttaaacgaTATAGTAAACAgattagaaataaataattttttttattatttaaaaatgtttaccTCATAactatgtaaaaaaaaaaacttaattttctttacaaaatctattatcaaatactttccatataaatttaactttatctaaaagtttattgaaattattaaaatatattacaaatacTTGGATAATTTTGATACTTTGACATTGTTGAAAAtcaagtttaaaaaaaaatttattgttcttttaactttatatatcatgtttgtttttttctaCCCAAATCattgaaataatttctaTCTAAAGTTTACTTAATATGAGATTAATTTACATGTTGTCTTTATTACTATATCAATATTAAtcttataaaaacatttttttttatgaatataaaaataaaattttactcaTCTGATATTTCTTCAAACACAACAAACATTGAATGTAACTGtgaatacaaaaaaaaagtatacttaaaaagttatgatcaattaaaattaaggttgatggtaaaaaaatatttataaaaaaagtgaaTTTCATGGTATAGTCAAGAAACTTTAAATTGAGGGAATGATAATTGAtcacatttttttaagaatttaattatatttagttTGATTTACAGAGATATCTTTCCAGaccaaaatataataataaatatgtgtttaaaaaacttttgaaaattaatttttaacttaattggaacaatttttaaaaacatcaaacttgatacattaaatttataataattgttaaaatgtagtttatttttaaaagattctATAATTTCTAactatttttgtaatataatattcGATGATCATTTGAATgtaatcttttattataaacaagAACAAATGtcgttttttttatttaaaaaaaaattacaattgatgaatatattatattagtaaaaatgacaattttttaaaattattgatttgaattttatcaaatgctcataaattttaaattatgtttaaaaattaagaataaaaacaatttgaaTAAACACATCAGTGGAATTATTcaattatatcttttacaCAATGGTAAAAGCTAATGTAACTTCCAACAATTCATCTACAAATAAACCGATAGATGAAATATTAGATACTGCAACTCAAAGGACCACAATAAGTTCCACTGAAGAAAACATTAAAGTAACGACAGAAAGTTTTACAATAAAACCTTCTACAGTAGAACCTTCTACAATAAAAGCTTCTACAGTAGAACCTTCTACAGTAAAACCCATTGCAACAATACCTCCAATGACGGCTACAATCAAACCAATCACTACAACAACTACTATTATGCCAACAAATATAGATGAATCACCAAATGATCAAAGTTATAATGAAAATCAAGATCATCTAAATAACATGGATAATACTTATTTATCTGAATCAGCTACAGAACCTCcaataaacataaataaaaaaagttttaatgaAACTGAGAGAAGACAAGTTGGagaaaataatacttttaaactTGTTGGAATAGGTGCTGGTATAGTAGTAGTAATAGCTGTAATTATTGGTATCATTTTATGCATAGTTTatacaaaaagaaaaatgaaagccaaaaaattgaaagaagaagaaatgaaaattaataaagcAGCCAGATGTCGACTTGattcaaatttaaatattaatgctGATAAAACTTTAACATATAGATCTGATAAAGAGAGAAAACATAGTGAAAGGAATTCAGTACAtcaaaataacaaaaaaaggAATACacattaaatcaaaaataaaattttggttaaaaataatatttttattattcaattGCCTAGttattctaataattttaaagttaataacAGTTGATTTAGTAAATCTTTATATTGAATAAACGCTactttttcttatttaataacttaatgataaatttatttctacttttttattaagataCATTTTTCCAAATGCGTCTTGTAAAGAAAACAATAACTGTTTGATATAAATGCATCCCTCTTTCATACTTCTGAAATCCGTTATATTGAATTTTACTCTTAATGAAACGTCCAAGTAATGAACCTATTGAAAAGACGCCTACACGTCGTTCTAAAAGAGTCAAAGTAACTCAAAGTAGTCATATTGATTCGGACATTGATGAAGAGATATCTTATACAAATAGTCCAGCTAGTAAAGAAACATCAGAGCCTGTTGAAGAAAAAtctgtttttaataaaaaaggtAGAAAGTCTCGTAATATAAGAGATAATTCTCAGGATAGTGGTTGTTCaggaaaaaatattcaacTAAATGATACTTCTAATAATGATTCTATAGCACGAAGAAAAAGTACTAGAGGtagaaaaagtaaaaatatttcaggAGAACAGGCAACATTTGCATCATCTAGTAAAGATAAATCGCTATCAACAACATCTATGGATGATGATAATTCAATagatcaaaataatattccaTTACTAGAGACAACATCTAAAGAAGTAATTCATGAAGAGGAAAAAACTGAAAGAATGTCAGTTGAAAAAGAAGAAGTTGAGGATGATGATGAAAGTACGAATACAGAGTCATCTGATGAAGAGTCTATTGACTTTTCTAAAATAGAAACAGTTGCAAAAGGAAGACCAAGAAGAGCTAATGCTGGTAACAGAATGGAATTACTATTaacaaaagaagaaaaagaattaatgGCAGAAGAACCACCTGAATAtcaagattatttttatagaaaagaAGATAATACTGTTCCGGAGGGggaaaatgatttatttagTGAAAAAGATATCGATGATTCTGGTGATGAAATTGATTCAGATTTCTTAGATAGTGATAAAACTGATGATGAAGCAAATGGCGATGAGGCAGAAAAGAGTATTTTAGCAATTGAAAGAGAAGAGAAGCGACGATTAAAAAGGAAGTACAAATCAACAGTTTTAGATATTCCTATATCTGCTTATAATGTTCAACCAAATGTTTTGACACCAGAAGAACATGAAAAGGCTTTAGAAAAAAGTGTAAAAACTGCCGAACAAAATATTGCTTCACTCCAAAAGTATCAAGCAATggaaattgaaaataaaaataaacgatttaataaaaataagaaaaaaatgagGCCTATGGATgttgatattattattaagaagGGTGATGAAAGATTGTTACATTTAGCTGTTGAACCAATTCATAATGTACCTAAAAAAGGAGAAAGGCTTATTTGTGCTATATCTGGTAAACCAGCTAAATATTTTGACCCTTTAACAGAAATTCCATATTATTCAATTgaagaatttaaaataataagaaaaatgtatgaggaatatttaaatagtGTTGAAGTTGATCttagaaatttaaaagtatccAAAAATGTGgattgttaataataattttgaaatttttttttaattcctatttttaatatattacttgaataaatttatagttaacatatattttaaaaaaaaagtatctttatttttaaataaaatttttttttataattaagaaTAGATAAAAAGATTAAGAATAATTAGAATTCGACTAATATATTatgtaaacaaaaataaatactacACCACTCAGTTACATGTGCCATAACTGGAAGGCTTACTACCGCCTTTTAATGctatatatgaatatatacAACTATGGATGTTTATTGATtctttttatacaatattatcaCTACATATGaagtaaaatattgaaaaactCTACTAaccatttattaattttttatacaatggagaaaatatttgaaaaattggCACTTTTAATTGACCAGACTACCTCTAGTAATGCATTAGTTAAGGGTTATTTTGAAAAAGCAAAAGGCatgattaattaattattttttaattagttaataattttttttatttttagactCAATAAAAATGGCCCATATACCAGTGGAATGTAAAAGAGGAGattgtttaatatttctttcaCAATGTTTAATAAATGGAAAAAGTCGTTTATCTCATGTGGCATTTGAAGGTCTTCAATTTATCATTCAAGATTCAACATACTCTTCAGATTattcaacaaaaaaagaagaagataCATTACCATCACAATtggttaaaaattttcaaaaaatgcCAGAATGGGATAAACAAATTCAGTGTCAAAgtttaacattaattatGCAACTTTTTTCATCATCTAATATTAGAATAAGTAGTGGAAATATAGATGAGTGTATGcaattatgtataaaaacGTATCTAGAAACTGAAGAAACTAGTGTTAAATTAGCTGTACGAGGAACAATAacacaaataataaattcattttgtttaaataagTATGCTAAAACTATACCTGGTAATCAAGATGAAATAGCTGTTTTTATGGAAATGACagcattaataaaaaaatttattacaagaCTAAGAACAGAAGAATTGGTTGTTGATGAAATAACACTATTATTAGATGctatatattcattattaaGTGTACAACCAATTAGTGTCTGTAAACATAAACCATTTTTGAATGCTTTAGATGAAGATTTAGGTgttttgataaaaagaaTGTTTGAATGGTGTTCACCAAAACGTTCAAAACAGGGACTTCAATTACCTAGTATTTTAGGATCAGAAAAAAATTCCTCCAAAGTTATAATAcctgatatatttttttctaatgaaATGGTTTCAAgtatatatcaaataatagAGCATTTAATTAgaatatattcaaaaaatgaagaatcacaagatactttaaataaattatttcatttagtTTTCCTTCAACCACCAGTTTCAGTTAGAGGTGAAGcattaaaattgataaaaagattatttacaAATCAAGTGATGCTTTTTTGTATTGGAAGACTACTATtacaaaaatcatttttttggAATATTATTATGGATTGTCTATTAGAATGTAGTCAATGTAATATTCctcaaattttaattgaagCTATTAAGATTCTTGGAACAATTTCTAATGGATTTTGTGAATTAAAACATATATGTAATGAGAAAGGAAATATtgaatttattaaagaaaattttccATCTTATCAACCAAATGTTGATGTCTTTTATATCAATGAGATAAATGAAGATGGTTCTagtattgaaataaataaaaaagtaaatatagaaaatgaaacatttttagaTGAAGGAAATACTAACAAtgatatttgtttaaaagaattggcaaaaatttttgttaattttgttaaagaGAAACTTGATAAGATATTAGAAAGTGAAAGTTATGGAGAGATAGATGAAATTGTACAAAATTTATCTgttgatatttataaaaaaagtcaaacattagaaaatataaattcaCACTATGTTGTAAGTGATTTAATATATCTAACAATATGGTCAACATTTATGTATGAATctgtaaaattaaataaacataatttaGACAAAGAGGTATTTCTAGCAATTATAACTCATTCAGgatctttattatttatgaatgaaaattttgttaatgaaGTATTTTATCTTCTTAGAAGTAACGATGTTTCAATATTTAATGGTAAAGAATTACTTAATAAAGATGgaaaagttaatttattatttgatatgaTTGAAGATATTACTGGATTTGTTTTAGGTATTGGTAATTcatcaataaataaagataatgataatgaaaattttattaaaaattttaataaaactattcATTATATGttacattatttaatttcatCAAGATGGGAAGTTTTTTGTATACTATTAGCTAAACAAAGTATCAAAGGTGAAAAAcgttttttaaaagaaaaatgtttaagtgaaataaaaactttacaATCTCTTGCAAAAATgtcattatcattaaattattctACAGGTGTTGAATTTGCACTAGAACATCTTGTTGATTTAATTTGCCCTCTAGAAGAAATAAGAACAAGAGATTTTACAAAACCTAAATATATggattttagaaaaatatggCAAGATGGAATTGAAGATTTAGAAGgaatttcatttattattgaGTATGGTCTTAATTTTGGAATTCTTGCTTCAATAACCTGGAAACATATAATTACAACAttagaatatatttatgaaatgTCATTTCTTTTACCTCAAGAATTAATTACAACCTCAACAAATGAAAATTGTATTCCCTCTTCTCCATTACCAATACCAACTGCTGAAAATAGTTTTGCCACAAaagatattgttaaaattttatattatttaaatcataTTGCTACTAAATTTATTGATACAGCATCATTAATGTTACCTTTACCAGATTTAAGACGTTTTGTTATTGCTATTGGAAATgctattgaaaataaatggAAATGGTGTGATGAAAAAATTGCTGTAGAAAGTAAGAGTGATTTATTTAGTgttttaaaaactattatGTTTAAAAGTAAAGGAAAACCATTAATACATACGATGAGTGTTTggaatttaataaaaattcatcttATTGATATGGCTAGTATTAGAAATAAAGATAAAGTTGTTACAAATTCTATTGAATGTATGAAAGATTCTACTATTATTCATTTaagaaatgaaaaagaaggttttaatacaaatatgtttttttttgattcatTTCAATTATTAGTTGTAAAAGATGTTTTAACAATTGATGGTAAAGAACAAATAATTCATATATTTAGTGATATTGTAACAAGATATAACTCATCTTTAGGCACTGGTTGGAAGCCACTCTTCTCGGCTCTTAAATCTATTAATAATGCCGCTGGATATGGGGAAAGTTCAGTCTCAACATATATATCATTTGCTATTATGGATGTATTTGCCAAATATATGGAAATAAAAGacatttttattcaaatgaGTACAATGTCAGAGTTTATTGTTTGTTTAACACAACATATGCAGTCAAAAGGAATGATATTTGGAACTTGTGACATCAACTCAGATAAAGAGGAAGAAGATGAAATTCTTGGGGAGGCAGCTTTATGTTGTATTtcaaaaatacaaattttattactccgtcgttttaatgataatgacTTTAATCCAATTggacaattattaaaaagaattgaTAAAAGAGTTATTGAGttagaaaatgaaaatgaaataagtaaaaaaattaatgaaagaaTTCATAATTTAAAGGATATTCAATTATCAATAGAAGAAGACATGTATtttggtaaaatttttaaaaaattaacctcttcaaatataaatttatcaaaagaatATAATGTTGAAATAACAGAATCATGTTGGAATAAATTTTCAGATTCACAAAAATGTGTTattgaattaattttatctttatgtGAACAATTAGCTGCTTTATTAATAACTTGTAATCAACAGATGCACAGTAAAATACGACAAAATtttgttgattttttaatgacTATTAGTAGTTCAAAAATTGGACCAAATTTAACAGGATacatattttgtaataatctTCTTCCAATAATGAATAATTGGCTTACGACAGATTCTTTTGTTGATAAAGAACAAGGAGAAATTAGTTGtggattaaaaaattttaggcAAACGATGGGTTTGATAACTAATTTAGCACAAGAATACATTTCagaaaatttgaataatttatggacagaaaaaatattattagattTATTGGAATTATTCAACAATTCAATATCACAATCTTGTAATTTAGCAATACCAAGAATAGCAATTTCTTGTTTGAAACATTTAACACAATCTTtgtgtaatatttttacaccTAATTGTTGGTTAATCTTATCCTACtcattatataaaacatttttaataacattacaACCATTAAGAGAATTATGTGAAGTTTTTTATccaaaatttaatgaaatggGTAGTATTGAAttagttttaaaagaaaattttgaaaCATCTGAAGGAAaggaattatttttattagccaaagaaatgttttttattgaaaatgaaaattgttcaaatgaaaataattgtgTTATGGTTAATGGTATTATTACAATAAGAGAAAATGTAAAAGATTGTGAAAatgtttctaaaaatattttaataaaagaaattttcaataatctTGTCAATCATAGACTACTTCTGAATTTTATTGATGAAATTCTTTTAACACCATGTTTTAAAGACAAGAACTTTGACATGTGTTTgacatcaaaaaaaatttttttaataatgttactATGTTCAAGTTACGTCACTTCAGAAGCAGATAAAAGACCAGccttgaaaaatattatcaaaaagatAGTTAATGAAGAGAGGGAGgctaatttttataaattaactgGAGCAACATGGTCCGTATTACtcaattctttttatagtCTTTCTGTTAATAATGATGAAgctaatataaaagaataccTCTATAATTCAGAAAGTTGTCATTGGGTTACACTTCTTCTTCTAacatttaattgtttaaaagaCACGATAGTTGTTTTAGAAAATGAATCTATTGGTAGCAGAATTTCTGCAGCAATAAGAGAAAGATGTGAATTATCAACAGAATTTACACTCATCCAACTAGATAATAGTGAATACTCAAACAATGATGAAGAgaaagtttataaaataataaaaacagaAAATAGTATTGATGAATTTAATCTTAAAAAGAAACGTGTTTCAATAAATGCGATGCCAAAAAGAATGAATCCATTTTCAAGTACATCTAATTTAACGTTAACAAAAGACTTTTCTGAAGATACTGATAAAAATTCGTATATGTCGTATATTATGGATAcagatttaaatattatgacATTATCTTCaacattatcaaaattaatattacgCTTTgttaatgatgaaaaaattaattttgaaaaaatgttgcctttatttaatattgtaaTTCCTGATTTAAACAGAATTTCAACATCCATAGATGTTCGAAATGCTATTAGTTTGTATATGGaaagaattataaataactatAATTTTGGATTTGCTTCACAAGTAGAAACtactaaataattttttttaaataaatttttaattgatttttttttatttgaaatattatagaaataatataggaattgataaaaaaataaatttttcaatttaaaaaatattattttaaagatattaattattagtaaaaaaattttatttataatttaaactatatttatattttaaaaagtaaaactgaatatgtaattttaaattgtttgtatttaatataaattatcaattgtATGTTacattatatgataaaaaattactactgttaaatttttagtatgcaattgtactttttaataatttcactttttttattgaatcaATTACTATTAGAAAAATCATATACATGTtgttattgtaattttaaaatttgaatattttgttgaaacattcataaatttaaaataaaaaaaccaattttaataaaactttattttttcctttataagttatttatattaaaaattattattaacgctttattattaataatatttagttttgtatgtaaataaaagttttagtAGTATAGTCCTAGGTTATCGTTATAAGAAATGTGCCTATTAACAAAACAGATGGCGCTAAAATTAAACAAGATTTTATTTACCCTATAAACTACATAAAGacgtttaaaatatttttcaaaaaatcatatcagaaatagttttatttttatattttatgtattttctcatttatttataaaattataacattacAAATACTTTTTGATTGTACAAACTAAATTGTAAGTTACtttctatttattatttcttcatTGACGAtggaaatttttaatttgatttttaatttcaatttaaaattcaGTTGAGAATAAattgaatataattaaactacttttaaaatttaaatatattgtattCAAGAAAACTCCACTATACTTTGATTTTTCTCTTTAGAATAAATTTAAGGATTAATTGTATGTggaaaaacattattttttttgttgatataCAAAGGTTTATGTAGAATGTTagttaaaagtttaatttccaatatattttaaaatacctACTGGTAGTATTATCAGTGATGTGTAGTAAGACTAATACATGAGTTTCACCAcataacaatttaaaaaattaatcatagTAATAAATTACACAGTACATATATAAGTGTTCCAAAGTACTAAAAAGTTATTTCTTGGAAGATTTTATGTGTAATTTACCAACATTTCTATTTTTAGTCATGCTTATGTATGTTTGCGTTTAATCAACCAAACATTTTACATAGCGTTAtccatttataaataattatatatttcatcAAACACCATTTAAAGTTGTTTTTGAaatgacaaaaaattttgaaatctCATGTTGTAAGATATTAGTgttatttacaatatttacaAGATTAATACACAAATACGGAAGTgtttttatagtattttaattcaatttAACGGtagtcttttttttgttttaaaagattacTGACACTACCATTACATATAATTTCATgtcattatattttcattattatatttaataattttaagattCTACAAAGTTAGAAAGTGGCGTACAAAAGTAATTTGGTACAATGTAATAAcagttattaatatttttcttaccgaattatctttttaatttgtgttttatttattttttgcatTTTGTTTCTAGAttaaatatcttattttGACAATGAAATTTGGAGATTACTCATTTGTCACTTCTACTCCAGTAAATAAGAATTTAAAGGCGAGTAGCAGATTTTTAGATAACAACTCTGtaagttattttttgatttaatttttataattaattgtaGGCAATGCCATCACCGATAATACCAAAGCATCATCCACCAAATATTCCTGTTAAAAGTAATGTTTTAGATTATAAAACTAAGGATATAGAtgaaacaatatttatttctgaTGATGAAGATCCAGTATTTGAACTTCCTTGTATAGAAAAGAAGTCGACAATGGATCCAGATGTAGTAAATTCTTTAGGTGAGAGATTTAGGAAAAGTTTAAGCGGAATGGGAGATGAAAGAACTGCATTGAATAATGAAGTTAACAGTAACGCAAATAAAGTAACTGATTCTAAATTTGGTGGAACAGCCAAGAACGgttattttgattttctaCGGAACGATAATAATAAGTTGCATTTAGGATCTACAGTTGGCCAAAATGTTAGAAATTCTTATAAGAATATCactaataatgaaataacCAAAGGAGTTTCTTCAAACACTGGTATCAACCTATACAACAATAAATTGAATCAACGGGATGTGAAAAATTTTGACACTATTAGTGAAATTGCAAAAACTCTCAAAAGAAGGTCACCTCCTCCAACGTTTAATACTCCAGATAGACCAAAAGTTAAACCTATGGCAGCTTTCAGAAAGATGCAGAAACCTGGTCCGGTACTATGCTCACCTCAGCCACTAACTGAACGAGTTGTTAAAGaacaattaaaagataaaaaagaattaagaGATGTTGTATTGAATCCGATAATATCACAAGAAATTAAGTATAATAGAGCAGTACAAAATGCAATAGATGAAATAAAATCTACTGGAAAGGAAATAACTTTAGATGGGGATACAATAGAAACTATTATTGCAGTAAACAAAACAAAACGTCTTATTGGAGGATTAATGAATGAAAATAGAATGATTACTATCACATCTAAATTGGCAGATCTTTTTAAGACATTGTTAACGTTTATAGAAAGATTTGACACTAAAATGAAAGTAGAAACTCCTGATTGTTTCATCATGGAATTGAATccttatcaaaaaaaaggTTTAGCGTTTCTTATTGAAAGAGAGAAGAGTTATCCATGTGGGGGAATTTTAGCTGATGACATGGGTTTAGGTAAAACTGCTCAAATGATATCACTTCttgtttatcaaaaaaataatgcttTGGCTAATAAACAAATAGAACATATAAGAAGGGTAAAAGCTAAAGAGAATGCTTTTATTCCTATTAAGACTACATTAATTATAACTCCACTTAGTTTGATGGATCAATGGGAATCGGAGATAAGAAAATTTACTTCAAGTGGATTTTTAACTGTATATCAATTTCACGGTCCAAAGAGAACCAACGATCCACATATATTGGGACAATATGATGTTGTCATTTCTTCTTACAATACAATTGCTTCTGAATTTACATCAGTTTTCAATAGTGAGGATGAAGAAAATGGTCACAAGTTTAAGAAAGGACATGTACCTAAGAAATCTGTTGGAAACAAAATTCCTAAAGTTTCTGTTCTTGATAGAGTTTGCTTTCAAAGAGTTATTTTGGATGAAGCTCATACAATAAAGAATAGGAATAGTAGAGTATCTAGAGCATGTAGTGCTTTGTCTTCTTTATATCGCTGGTGTGTTACTGGAACACCTGTTCACAATGAAATGATGGATGCTTTTTCATTGTTCCGTTTTTTACATTGTCATCCAATTGATCAGGAGGCTATGTGGAGACAATACATGAGTTCAGGTTCACAAGAAGGTCCATTTCGTCTTGAAACTCTTGTTAAAGCTACACTTCTTAGAAGAACAAAAAATGATACATCAGAAGAGAGTGGTGAAAAGTTAGTCAATTTGCCAAAAAGACATGTAAAACAAGTTAATCT
This Strongyloides ratti genome assembly S_ratti_ED321, chromosome : 2 DNA region includes the following protein-coding sequences:
- a CDS encoding YL1 nuclear family and YL1 nuclear, C-terminal domain-containing protein; the encoded protein is MKRPSNEPIEKTPTRRSKRVKVTQSSHIDSDIDEEISYTNSPASKETSEPVEEKSVFNKKGRKSRNIRDNSQDSGCSGKNIQLNDTSNNDSIARRKSTRGRKSKNISGEQATFASSSKDKSLSTTSMDDDNSIDQNNIPLLETTSKEVIHEEEKTERMSVEKEEVEDDDESTNTESSDEESIDFSKIETVAKGRPRRANAGNRMELLLTKEEKELMAEEPPEYQDYFYRKEDNTVPEGENDLFSEKDIDDSGDEIDSDFLDSDKTDDEANGDEAEKSILAIEREEKRRLKRKYKSTVLDIPISAYNVQPNVLTPEEHEKALEKSVKTAEQNIASLQKYQAMEIENKNKRFNKNKKKMRPMDVDIIIKKGDERLLHLAVEPIHNVPKKGERLICAISGKPAKYFDPLTEIPYYSIEEFKIIRKMYEEYLNSVEVDLRNLKVSKNVDC
- a CDS encoding Brefeldin A-inhibited guanine nucleotide-exchange protein 3, coding for MEKIFEKLALLIDQTTSSNALVKGYFEKAKDSIKMAHIPVECKRGDCLIFLSQCLINGKSRLSHVAFEGLQFIIQDSTYSSDYSTKKEEDTLPSQLVKNFQKMPEWDKQIQCQSLTLIMQLFSSSNIRISSGNIDECMQLCIKTYLETEETSVKLAVRGTITQIINSFCLNKYAKTIPGNQDEIAVFMEMTALIKKFITRLRTEELVVDEITLLLDAIYSLLSVQPISVCKHKPFLNALDEDLGVLIKRMFEWCSPKRSKQGLQLPSILGSEKNSSKVIIPDIFFSNEMVSSIYQIIEHLIRIYSKNEESQDTLNKLFHLVFLQPPVSVRGEALKLIKRLFTNQVMLFCIGRLLLQKSFFWNIIMDCLLECSQCNIPQILIEAIKILGTISNGFCELKHICNEKGNIEFIKENFPSYQPNVDVFYINEINEDGSSIEINKKVNIENETFLDEGNTNNDICLKELAKIFVNFVKEKLDKILESESYGEIDEIVQNLSVDIYKKSQTLENINSHYVVSDLIYLTIWSTFMYESVKLNKHNLDKEVFLAIITHSGSLLFMNENFVNEVFYLLRSNDVSIFNGKELLNKDGKVNLLFDMIEDITGFVLGIGNSSINKDNDNENFIKNFNKTIHYMLHYLISSRWEVFCILLAKQSIKGEKRFLKEKCLSEIKTLQSLAKMSLSLNYSTGVEFALEHLVDLICPLEEIRTRDFTKPKYMDFRKIWQDGIEDLEGISFIIEYGLNFGILASITWKHIITTLEYIYEMSFLLPQELITTSTNENCIPSSPLPIPTAENSFATKDIVKILYYLNHIATKFIDTASLMLPLPDLRRFVIAIGNAIENKWKWCDEKIAVESKSDLFSVLKTIMFKSKGKPLIHTMSVWNLIKIHLIDMASIRNKDKVVTNSIECMKDSTIIHLRNEKEGFNTNMFFFDSFQLLVVKDVLTIDGKEQIIHIFSDIVTRYNSSLGTGWKPLFSALKSINNAAGYGESSVSTYISFAIMDVFAKYMEIKDIFIQMSTMSEFIVCLTQHMQSKGMIFGTCDINSDKEEEDEILGEAALCCISKIQILLLRRFNDNDFNPIGQLLKRIDKRVIELENENEISKKINERIHNLKDIQLSIEEDMYFGKIFKKLTSSNINLSKEYNVEITESCWNKFSDSQKCVIELILSLCEQLAALLITCNQQMHSKIRQNFVDFLMTISSSKIGPNLTGYIFCNNLLPIMNNWLTTDSFVDKEQGEISCGLKNFRQTMGLITNLAQEYISENLNNLWTEKILLDLLELFNNSISQSCNLAIPRIAISCLKHLTQSLCNIFTPNCWLILSYSLYKTFLITLQPLRELCEVFYPKFNEMGSIELVLKENFETSEGKELFLLAKEMFFIENENCSNENNCVMVNGIITIRENVKDCENVSKNILIKEIFNNLVNHRLLLNFIDEILLTPCFKDKNFDMCLTSKKIFLIMLLCSSYVTSEADKRPALKNIIKKIVNEEREANFYKLTGATWSVLLNSFYSLSVNNDEANIKEYLYNSESCHWVTLLLLTFNCLKDTIVVLENESIGSRISAAIRERCELSTEFTLIQLDNSEYSNNDEEKVYKIIKTENSIDEFNLKKKRVSINAMPKRMNPFSSTSNLTLTKDFSEDTDKNSYMSYIMDTDLNIMTLSSTLSKLILRFVNDEKINFEKMLPLFNIVIPDLNRISTSIDVRNAISLYMERIINNYNFGFASQVETTK
- a CDS encoding Transcription termination factor 2; this encodes MKFGDYSFVTSTPVNKNLKASSRFLDNNSAMPSPIIPKHHPPNIPVKSNVLDYKTKDIDETIFISDDEDPVFELPCIEKKSTMDPDVVNSLGERFRKSLSGMGDERTALNNEVNSNANKVTDSKFGGTAKNGSTVGQNVRNSYKNITNNEITKGVSSNTGINLYNNKLNQRDVKNFDTISEIAKTLKRRSPPPTFNTPDRPKVKPMAAFRKMQKPGPVLCSPQPLTERVVKEQLKDKKELRDVVLNPIISQEIKYNRAVQNAIDEIKSTGKEITLDGDTIETIIAVNKTKRLIGGLMNENRMITITSKLADLFKTLLTFIERFDTKMKVETPDCFIMELNPYQKKGLAFLIEREKSYPCGGILADDMGLGKTAQMISLLVYQKNNALANKQIEHIRRVKAKENAFIPIKTTLIITPLSLMDQWESEIRKFTSSGFLTVYQFHGPKRTNDPHILGQYDVVISSYNTIASEFTSVFNSEDEENGHKFKKGHVPKKSVGNKIPKVSVLDRVCFQRVILDEAHTIKNRNSRVSRACSALSSLYRWCVTGTPVHNEMMDAFSLFRFLHCHPIDQEAMWRQYMSSGSQEGPFRLETLVKATLLRRTKNDTSEESGEKLVNLPKRHVKQVNLEMMPNERLIYDQMFKAAQKFVKNFLDEFSDKRNDNELPDSKNPFLNAKMSERDGQFQKMACILVYLLRLRQACNHLYLTKAGLDLNCFDAIDEKSAKLMKDDISMAESFNESVMSNAQSDDHLEVFNRNFLSSKVKALFKHLSKILNETKDKVIIISQWTSMFFIIQSHLNKKGIPYVEITGEVSQEDRQKAQSAINSKSDNVRIMFLSLKAGGVGLNLIGANHIFMLDLHWNPFNEDQACDRIYRIGQTKEVFIHKFVCKNTVENRVLELQNRKRELSKEFLGETRVKKANHLNNEDLAFIFDC